One window of the Camelus dromedarius isolate mCamDro1 chromosome 15, mCamDro1.pat, whole genome shotgun sequence genome contains the following:
- the SELENOI gene encoding ethanolaminephosphotransferase 1 isoform X2, with amino-acid sequence MAGYEYVSPEQLAGFDKYKYSALDTNPLSLYIMHPFWNTVVKVFPTWLAPNLITFSGFLLVVFNFLLMAYFDPDFYASAPGHKHVPDWVWIVVGILNFTAYTLDGVDGKQARRTNSSTPLGELFDHGLDSWSCVYFVVTVYSIFGRGSSGVSVFVLYLLLWVVLFSFILSHWEKYNTGILFLPWGYDISQVTISFVYIVTAIVGVEAWYEPFLFNFLYRDLFTAMIIGCALCVTLPMSLLNFFRSYKNNTLKHNSVYEAMVPFFSPCLLFILSTAWILQSPSDILELHPRVFYFMVGTAFANITCQLIVCQMSSTRCPTFNWLLVPLFLVVLVVNLGVASYIESILLYTLTTAFTLAHIHYGVRVVKQLSSHFQIYPFSLRKPNSDULGMEEKNIGL; translated from the exons TACAGTGCTCTGGATACCAATCCACTCTCTCTGTATATCATGCATCCATTTTGGAACACTGTAGTAAAG gtATTTCCTACTTGGCTGGCTCCAAATCTGATAACCTTTTCTGGCTTTCTGCTGGTTGTATTCAATTTTCTACTTATGGCATACTTTGATCCTGACTTTTATGCTTCAG CACCAGGTCACAAGCACGTACCTGATTGGGTTTGGATTGTAGTAGGCATCCTAAACTTCACAGCCTACACTCTAG ATGGCGTGGATGGAAAGCAAGCCCGCAGAACCAATTCCAGCACCCCGTTAGGGGAGCTTTTTGACCATGGCCTGGATAGTTGGTCATGTGTTTACTTTGTTGTAACTGTGTATTCCATTTTTGGACGAGGATCATCTGGTGTcagtgtttttgttctttatctcCTGCTAtgggtagttttattttctttcatcctgtCCCACTGGGAAAAGTATAACACAGGGATTCTTTTCCTGCCATGGGGATATGACATTAGCCAAGTG ACTATTTCTTTTGTCTACATAGTGACTGCGATTGTGGGAGTTGAGGCCTGGTATGAACCTTTCCTGTTTAATTTCTTATATAGAGACCTATTCACTGCAATGATTATTG GTTGTGCGTTATGCGTGACTCTTCCAATGAGTTTATTAAACTTTTtcag aagctaTAAAAATAACACCTTGAAACACAATTCAGTCTATGAAGCTATGgttcccttcttttctccatGTTTGCTATTCATTTTGTCTACAGCATGGATCCTCCAGTCACCTTCAGATATTTTAGAGTTACATCCTAGAGTATTCTATTTTATGGTTGGGACAGCCTTTGCCAACATCACa TGTCAGCTGATTGTTTGTCAAATGAGCAGTACCCGGTGCCCAACTTTCAATTGGTTGCTGGTTCCTCTCTTCTTGGTTGTCCTGGTGGTAAATTTAGGAGTAGCCTCTTACATTGAGAGCATTCTCCTGTATACATTGACAACTGCTTTCACTCTGGCCCACATCCATTATGGAGTACGAGTG GTAAAGCAGCTGAGCAGCCATTTTCAGATTTACCCCTTCTCATTGAGGAAACCAAACTCGGATTGACtaggaatggaagaaaaaaatattggccTGTAA
- the SELENOI gene encoding ethanolaminephosphotransferase 1 isoform X1, which produces MAGYEYVSPEQLAGFDKYKYSALDTNPLSLYIMHPFWNTVVKVFPTWLAPNLITFSGFLLVVFNFLLMAYFDPDFYASAPGHKHVPDWVWIVVGILNFTAYTLDGVDGKQARRTNSSTPLGELFDHGLDSWSCVYFVVTVYSIFGRGSSGVSVFVLYLLLWVVLFSFILSHWEKYNTGILFLPWGYDISQVTISFVYIVTAIVGVEAWYEPFLFNFLYRDLFTAMIIGCALCVTLPMSLLNFFRSYKNNTLKHNSVYEAMVPFFSPCLLFILSTAWILQSPSDILELHPRVFYFMVGTAFANITCQLIVCQMSSTRCPTFNWLLVPLFLVVLVVNLGVASYIESILLYTLTTAFTLAHIHYGVRVVSNLQQHWFPLLLINSEMKVRENFKRSLLIIVAGRIWGYSLNIG; this is translated from the exons TACAGTGCTCTGGATACCAATCCACTCTCTCTGTATATCATGCATCCATTTTGGAACACTGTAGTAAAG gtATTTCCTACTTGGCTGGCTCCAAATCTGATAACCTTTTCTGGCTTTCTGCTGGTTGTATTCAATTTTCTACTTATGGCATACTTTGATCCTGACTTTTATGCTTCAG CACCAGGTCACAAGCACGTACCTGATTGGGTTTGGATTGTAGTAGGCATCCTAAACTTCACAGCCTACACTCTAG ATGGCGTGGATGGAAAGCAAGCCCGCAGAACCAATTCCAGCACCCCGTTAGGGGAGCTTTTTGACCATGGCCTGGATAGTTGGTCATGTGTTTACTTTGTTGTAACTGTGTATTCCATTTTTGGACGAGGATCATCTGGTGTcagtgtttttgttctttatctcCTGCTAtgggtagttttattttctttcatcctgtCCCACTGGGAAAAGTATAACACAGGGATTCTTTTCCTGCCATGGGGATATGACATTAGCCAAGTG ACTATTTCTTTTGTCTACATAGTGACTGCGATTGTGGGAGTTGAGGCCTGGTATGAACCTTTCCTGTTTAATTTCTTATATAGAGACCTATTCACTGCAATGATTATTG GTTGTGCGTTATGCGTGACTCTTCCAATGAGTTTATTAAACTTTTtcag aagctaTAAAAATAACACCTTGAAACACAATTCAGTCTATGAAGCTATGgttcccttcttttctccatGTTTGCTATTCATTTTGTCTACAGCATGGATCCTCCAGTCACCTTCAGATATTTTAGAGTTACATCCTAGAGTATTCTATTTTATGGTTGGGACAGCCTTTGCCAACATCACa TGTCAGCTGATTGTTTGTCAAATGAGCAGTACCCGGTGCCCAACTTTCAATTGGTTGCTGGTTCCTCTCTTCTTGGTTGTCCTGGTGGTAAATTTAGGAGTAGCCTCTTACATTGAGAGCATTCTCCTGTATACATTGACAACTGCTTTCACTCTGGCCCACATCCATTATGGAGTACGAGTGGTGAGTAATCTACAGCAACATTGGTTCCCTTTGCTTCTTATAAATAGTGAAATGAAGGTGAGGGAAAATTTCAAAAGAAGCTTGCTTATTATAGTAGCTGGAAGGATTTGGGGATATTCTCTAAATATTGGATAA
- the SELENOI gene encoding ethanolaminephosphotransferase 1 isoform X3 — protein MAGYEYVSPEQLAGFDKYKYSALDTNPLSLYIMHPFWNTVVKVFPTWLAPNLITFSGFLLVVFNFLLMAYFDPDFYASAPGHKHVPDWVWIVVGILNFTAYTLDGVDGKQARRTNSSTPLGELFDHGLDSWSCVYFVVTVYSIFGRGSSGVSVFVLYLLLWVVLFSFILSHWEKYNTGILFLPWGYDISQVTISFVYIVTAIVGVEAWYEPFLFNFLYRDLFTAMIIGCALCVTLPMSLLNFFSMDPPVTFRYFRVTS, from the exons TACAGTGCTCTGGATACCAATCCACTCTCTCTGTATATCATGCATCCATTTTGGAACACTGTAGTAAAG gtATTTCCTACTTGGCTGGCTCCAAATCTGATAACCTTTTCTGGCTTTCTGCTGGTTGTATTCAATTTTCTACTTATGGCATACTTTGATCCTGACTTTTATGCTTCAG CACCAGGTCACAAGCACGTACCTGATTGGGTTTGGATTGTAGTAGGCATCCTAAACTTCACAGCCTACACTCTAG ATGGCGTGGATGGAAAGCAAGCCCGCAGAACCAATTCCAGCACCCCGTTAGGGGAGCTTTTTGACCATGGCCTGGATAGTTGGTCATGTGTTTACTTTGTTGTAACTGTGTATTCCATTTTTGGACGAGGATCATCTGGTGTcagtgtttttgttctttatctcCTGCTAtgggtagttttattttctttcatcctgtCCCACTGGGAAAAGTATAACACAGGGATTCTTTTCCTGCCATGGGGATATGACATTAGCCAAGTG ACTATTTCTTTTGTCTACATAGTGACTGCGATTGTGGGAGTTGAGGCCTGGTATGAACCTTTCCTGTTTAATTTCTTATATAGAGACCTATTCACTGCAATGATTATTG GTTGTGCGTTATGCGTGACTCTTCCAATGAGTTTATTAAACTTTTtcag CATGGATCCTCCAGTCACCTTCAGATATTTTAGAGTTACATCCTAG
- the SELENOI gene encoding ethanolaminephosphotransferase 1 isoform X4 — MAGYEYVSPEQLAGFDKYKYSALDTNPLSLYIMHPFWNTVVKVFPTWLAPNLITFSGFLLVVFNFLLMAYFDPDFYASAPGHKHVPDWVWIVVGILNFTAYTLDGVDGKQARRTNSSTPLGELFDHGLDSWSCVYFVVTVYSIFGRGSSGVSVFVLYLLLWVVLFSFILSHWEKYNTGILFLPWGYDISQVTISFVYIVTAIVGVEAWLCVMRDSSNEFIKLFQHGSSSHLQIF; from the exons TACAGTGCTCTGGATACCAATCCACTCTCTCTGTATATCATGCATCCATTTTGGAACACTGTAGTAAAG gtATTTCCTACTTGGCTGGCTCCAAATCTGATAACCTTTTCTGGCTTTCTGCTGGTTGTATTCAATTTTCTACTTATGGCATACTTTGATCCTGACTTTTATGCTTCAG CACCAGGTCACAAGCACGTACCTGATTGGGTTTGGATTGTAGTAGGCATCCTAAACTTCACAGCCTACACTCTAG ATGGCGTGGATGGAAAGCAAGCCCGCAGAACCAATTCCAGCACCCCGTTAGGGGAGCTTTTTGACCATGGCCTGGATAGTTGGTCATGTGTTTACTTTGTTGTAACTGTGTATTCCATTTTTGGACGAGGATCATCTGGTGTcagtgtttttgttctttatctcCTGCTAtgggtagttttattttctttcatcctgtCCCACTGGGAAAAGTATAACACAGGGATTCTTTTCCTGCCATGGGGATATGACATTAGCCAAGTG ACTATTTCTTTTGTCTACATAGTGACTGCGATTGTGGGAGTTGAGGCCTG GTTGTGCGTTATGCGTGACTCTTCCAATGAGTTTATTAAACTTTTtcag CATGGATCCTCCAGTCACCTTCAGATATTTTAG
- the SELENOI gene encoding ethanolaminephosphotransferase 1 isoform X5, producing MAGYEYVSPEQLAGFDKYKYSALDTNPLSLYIMHPFWNTVVKVFPTWLAPNLITFSGFLLVVFNFLLMAYFDPDFYASAPGHKHVPDWVWIVVGILNFTAYTLDGVDGKQARRTNSSTPLGELFDHGLDSWSCVYFVVTVYSIFGRGSSGVSVFVLYLLLWVVLFSFILSHWEKYNTGILFLPWGYDISQVTISFVYIVTAIVGVEAWLCVMRDSSNEFIKLFQKL from the exons TACAGTGCTCTGGATACCAATCCACTCTCTCTGTATATCATGCATCCATTTTGGAACACTGTAGTAAAG gtATTTCCTACTTGGCTGGCTCCAAATCTGATAACCTTTTCTGGCTTTCTGCTGGTTGTATTCAATTTTCTACTTATGGCATACTTTGATCCTGACTTTTATGCTTCAG CACCAGGTCACAAGCACGTACCTGATTGGGTTTGGATTGTAGTAGGCATCCTAAACTTCACAGCCTACACTCTAG ATGGCGTGGATGGAAAGCAAGCCCGCAGAACCAATTCCAGCACCCCGTTAGGGGAGCTTTTTGACCATGGCCTGGATAGTTGGTCATGTGTTTACTTTGTTGTAACTGTGTATTCCATTTTTGGACGAGGATCATCTGGTGTcagtgtttttgttctttatctcCTGCTAtgggtagttttattttctttcatcctgtCCCACTGGGAAAAGTATAACACAGGGATTCTTTTCCTGCCATGGGGATATGACATTAGCCAAGTG ACTATTTCTTTTGTCTACATAGTGACTGCGATTGTGGGAGTTGAGGCCTG GTTGTGCGTTATGCGTGACTCTTCCAATGAGTTTATTAAACTTTTtcag aagctaTAA
- the SELENOI gene encoding ethanolaminephosphotransferase 1 isoform X6, with amino-acid sequence MAGYEYVSPEQLAGFDKYKYSALDTNPLSLYIMHPFWNTVVKVFPTWLAPNLITFSGFLLVVFNFLLMAYFDPDFYASAPGHKHVPDWVWIVVGILNFTAYTLDGVDGKQARRTNSSTPLGELFDHGLDSWSCVYFVVTVYSIFGRGSSGVSVFVLYLLLWVVLFSFILSHWEKYNTGILFLPWGYDISQVVVRYA; translated from the exons TACAGTGCTCTGGATACCAATCCACTCTCTCTGTATATCATGCATCCATTTTGGAACACTGTAGTAAAG gtATTTCCTACTTGGCTGGCTCCAAATCTGATAACCTTTTCTGGCTTTCTGCTGGTTGTATTCAATTTTCTACTTATGGCATACTTTGATCCTGACTTTTATGCTTCAG CACCAGGTCACAAGCACGTACCTGATTGGGTTTGGATTGTAGTAGGCATCCTAAACTTCACAGCCTACACTCTAG ATGGCGTGGATGGAAAGCAAGCCCGCAGAACCAATTCCAGCACCCCGTTAGGGGAGCTTTTTGACCATGGCCTGGATAGTTGGTCATGTGTTTACTTTGTTGTAACTGTGTATTCCATTTTTGGACGAGGATCATCTGGTGTcagtgtttttgttctttatctcCTGCTAtgggtagttttattttctttcatcctgtCCCACTGGGAAAAGTATAACACAGGGATTCTTTTCCTGCCATGGGGATATGACATTAGCCAAGTG GTTGTGCGTTATGCGTGA